A window from Bubalus kerabau isolate K-KA32 ecotype Philippines breed swamp buffalo chromosome 5, PCC_UOA_SB_1v2, whole genome shotgun sequence encodes these proteins:
- the CENPS gene encoding centromere protein S has product MMEEEEWSEEQQRFSYLQRLKAAVHYTVGCLCEEVASDKDMQFSKQTIAAISEVTFGQCENFAKDLEMFARHAKRSTINTEDVKLLARRSHSLLKYITEKNEDIAQLNLERKAKKKKKLEDENRNSVESAEAGVEESEN; this is encoded by the exons atgatggaggaggaggagtggtCCGAGGAGCAGCAACGCTTCTCTTACCTACAG AGGCTAAAGGCAGCGGTTCACTACACGGTTGGTTGTCTTTGCGAGGAAGTTGCGTCGGACAAAGACATGCAGTTCAGCAAGCAAACCATTGCAGCGATCTCAGAGGTGACCTTTGGACAGTGTG aaaattttgCCAAAGACCTTGAAATGTTTGCAAG ACATGCGAAAAGAAGCACAATTAACACTGAAGATGTGAAGCTCTTAGCCAGGAGGAGTCATTCACTG ctAAAATACAtcacagagaaaaatgaagacatcGCTCAGCTTAAcctggaaagaaaagcaaagaagaagaagaagttggAGGATGAAAACAGAAATTCAGTGGAGTCAGCAGAGGCTGGTGTAGAAGAAAGTGAGAATTAA
- the CORT gene encoding cortistatin, with protein sequence MSSSRAGEKYQPACKMLPLCLLLPLLLLPSGATTALSPEGGLAGHESGHMQEVAEIKTNSLLTFLAWWYEWASQARAVPFVGGEAREVSKRQEGAPLHQSTHQDKTPCKNFFWKTFSSCK encoded by the exons ATGAGCAGCTCCAGAGCTGGAGAGAAGTACCAGCCAGCCTGCAAGATGCTGCCCCTCTgcttgctgctgccgctgctgctgctgccctctGGGGCCACCACTGCCCTCTCCCCAGAGGGTGGCCTCGCCGGCCACGAGAGCGGG CACATGCAGGAAGTGgcagaaataaagacaaacaGCCTGTTGACTTTCCTTGCGTGGTGGTACGAGTGGGCCTCCCAGGCCAGGGCAGTGCCCTTCGTaggaggggaagccagggaggTGTCCAAACGGCAGGAAGGCGCACCCCTCCATCAGTCCACGCACCAAGATAAAACGCCCTGCAAGAATTTCTTTTGGAagaccttctcctcctgcaagtAA